Proteins from one Nitrobacteraceae bacterium AZCC 2146 genomic window:
- a CDS encoding amidase (product_source=KO:K01426; cath_funfam=3.90.1300.10; cog=COG0154; ko=KO:K01426; pfam=PF01425; superfamily=75304), translating to MTLTGAFVPGPRTHVPGAAAGPLAGLSFAVKDLIDVAGVPTGGGNPDWPRFAPTPARHAWAVQTLLDAGASVAGKTITDEVSLGILGENAHDGTPLNPAAPGRVPGGSSSGSASAVAAKACDFALGTDTGGSVRVPSSFCGLYGIRPTHGRIDFTGIAVQAPGSDTCGWFARDAATFARVGEVLFRSALPVTLPTTLLVAEDAFGFADENVQQALAPAVGRLAALIGQRRDVTLAPQGLSIWQRAQRVLQGSEAWRTFQPWLDGHNPRLAFSVARALLQGSMMTDAERNAASLMRMEARARLRLLLPPGTILCLPTTPFPAPQKGLPLHQLDPLRERIGCLTSQGGLTGVPQVNLPGATAGGAPVGLSIIGARGSDLDLLRVAVAFEEQTAKKA from the coding sequence ATGACCTTGACCGGAGCTTTTGTGCCGGGCCCGCGCACGCATGTGCCGGGTGCGGCGGCGGGGCCGCTCGCCGGCCTCAGTTTCGCGGTCAAGGATCTGATTGATGTCGCCGGCGTGCCGACCGGCGGCGGCAATCCCGACTGGCCGCGCTTCGCTCCAACGCCGGCCCGTCACGCTTGGGCCGTGCAGACCCTGCTCGATGCCGGCGCCTCGGTCGCGGGCAAGACGATCACCGACGAAGTGTCGCTCGGCATTCTCGGCGAGAACGCGCATGACGGCACGCCATTGAACCCGGCGGCGCCCGGCCGCGTGCCGGGCGGCTCGTCGAGCGGATCGGCCTCGGCCGTGGCCGCCAAGGCCTGCGATTTCGCGCTTGGCACCGATACGGGCGGTTCGGTGCGCGTGCCGTCGAGCTTTTGCGGCCTTTACGGCATCCGACCGACGCATGGGCGGATCGATTTCACCGGCATTGCTGTGCAGGCACCAGGCAGTGATACCTGCGGTTGGTTCGCGCGCGATGCCGCGACGTTCGCGCGTGTTGGCGAGGTTTTGTTCCGAAGCGCCTTGCCCGTCACGCTACCCACGACGCTCTTGGTGGCCGAGGATGCCTTCGGCTTCGCGGATGAGAATGTGCAGCAGGCGCTCGCCCCGGCCGTCGGCCGTCTCGCGGCGCTGATTGGCCAAAGGCGCGATGTCACATTGGCGCCGCAGGGCCTTTCGATCTGGCAGCGCGCGCAACGCGTTTTGCAAGGGAGCGAGGCCTGGCGCACGTTCCAGCCCTGGCTTGACGGCCATAATCCGCGTCTCGCTTTCAGCGTGGCGCGGGCCTTGTTACAAGGTTCGATGATGACCGATGCGGAGCGCAATGCCGCGAGCCTGATGCGGATGGAAGCCCGCGCCCGGCTCCGCCTGCTGCTGCCGCCCGGCACGATCCTCTGCCTGCCGACGACACCGTTTCCGGCGCCCCAAAAAGGTCTTCCGCTTCACCAATTGGACCCCTTGCGCGAACGCATCGGCTGCCTGACCAGCCAGGGAGGCCTCACTGGCGTCCCGCAGGTCAATCTTCCGGGCGCAACGGCTGGTGGCGCGCCGGTGGGGCTTTCGATCATCGGCGCTCGCGGGTCGGACCTCGACCTTCTGCGTGTCGCTGTTGCTTTCGAGGAGCAGACCGCCAAAAAGGCGTAG
- a CDS encoding homoserine O-acetyltransferase (product_source=KO:K00641; cath_funfam=3.40.50.1820; cog=COG2021; ko=KO:K00641; pfam=PF00561; superfamily=53474): MNWENETGTFALGDFAVEKGGVIREARLAWQRFGTLNDKRDNLILYPSSYSARLADMSWLIGPAGILDPTRWCIIAVGMFSNGESSGAAETPDYPALVTVADNVRAQHRLVTEMCGVDKLAAVYGFSMGGMQAYHWAALYPEMVARAFVVCGSARTADHNKVFLSGLLRTLEAAPEHTGNGRFSSEPVLALKAFGHIYAAWGLSQDFYRAGLYKSALGAPDLETFVRTNWAERFSQCRAANLYAQALAWFHGDISGNTLYNGDLTQALQSIKAQMLLMPSETDLYFRVADNAAELPHLATGTLRPIPSVWGHRAGNPSANPADAAFLKAGVADLLPG; this comes from the coding sequence ATGAATTGGGAGAATGAGACGGGCACCTTTGCACTCGGCGATTTTGCCGTGGAAAAAGGCGGCGTGATCCGCGAGGCCCGGCTCGCCTGGCAGCGCTTTGGCACGCTCAACGACAAGCGCGACAATCTCATTCTCTACCCCAGCAGCTATTCCGCGCGTCTCGCGGATATGTCCTGGCTGATCGGGCCGGCGGGCATTCTCGATCCCACGCGCTGGTGCATCATCGCCGTGGGCATGTTCTCGAACGGGGAATCGTCCGGCGCGGCGGAGACGCCGGATTATCCCGCGCTCGTCACCGTCGCCGACAATGTGCGGGCGCAACACCGTCTCGTCACGGAAATGTGCGGCGTGGACAAACTCGCCGCCGTTTATGGATTTTCGATGGGCGGCATGCAGGCCTATCATTGGGCGGCGCTCTACCCCGAAATGGTGGCACGCGCCTTCGTCGTCTGCGGCAGCGCCCGCACAGCCGATCACAACAAAGTTTTTCTGTCCGGCCTGTTGCGCACGCTCGAAGCCGCGCCCGAGCATACTGGCAATGGCCGCTTTTCGAGCGAGCCGGTGCTGGCGCTCAAGGCCTTTGGTCACATTTATGCCGCCTGGGGCCTGAGCCAGGATTTCTACCGTGCCGGCCTCTACAAAAGCGCGCTTGGCGCGCCCGATCTCGAAACCTTCGTCCGCACCAATTGGGCCGAGCGGTTTTCGCAATGCCGCGCGGCGAACCTCTATGCGCAGGCACTCGCTTGGTTTCACGGCGATATCAGCGGCAACACTCTTTACAACGGCGATCTCACGCAAGCGCTCCAGTCCATAAAGGCGCAAATGCTCCTGATGCCGAGCGAGACGGATCTCTATTTCCGCGTTGCGGATAATGCGGCCGAGCTTCCCCATCTTGCAACCGGGACCCTGCGGCCGATCCCGAGCGTGTGGGGTCATCGCGCGGGCAATCCGAGCGCCAATCCGGCAGATGCCGCCTTTCTCAAGGCGGGGGTCGCGGATTTGCTGCCGGGGTAA
- a CDS encoding HipA-like protein (product_source=TIGR03071; pfam=PF13657; tigrfam=TIGR03071), with product MKSGSAAADPDRSLLSLSFKDQFGGLITDFKPVGQVVPPFFSNLLPEYLAERAGVKEQREFFLLWMLGRDLPGAIALGSRLHCSA from the coding sequence GTGAAATCCGGCAGCGCGGCGGCCGATCCCGATCGATCGCTCCTGAGCCTGTCCTTTAAGGACCAGTTCGGCGGGCTGATAACGGATTTCAAACCCGTTGGTCAGGTTGTGCCGCCGTTCTTCTCGAATCTCCTGCCCGAATATCTTGCGGAGCGGGCAGGGGTGAAAGAGCAGCGAGAGTTCTTTCTGCTCTGGATGCTGGGCCGCGATCTCCCCGGGGCGATAGCCCTAGGGAGCCGCCTGCACTGTTCAGCCTGA
- a CDS encoding y4mF family transcriptional regulator (product_source=TIGR03070; cath_funfam=1.10.260.40; cog=COG1396; pfam=PF11784,PF13560; smart=SM00530; superfamily=47413; tigrfam=TIGR03070) → MPSFGDTDVNMHIRKPLDLGPLIRARRRALGWSQHHLATRAGVGRQWVVELERGKSSAPMDLVMKTLDAIGYVLDVFDDTPARLLASSEAGIRPANEPSLRREGDRGGQLGEPEAKSPLNAPPSQRFASRVSDTHENSGHPVAITYQVTDFEAAGFAANGNQFYDLGYRAALRRMATHIVVTEAPIFEDLLARRLARAHGLARASRKLLEIAREITQTFVRTTEGDRGIIWPENADTRNLVPFRSELLSVRDHVDIPLVELASLAVRFLADGSKLEEAAVLLGRQLGLGRIVPKTRLRLIEAAERAQREPSQL, encoded by the coding sequence ATGCCGTCATTCGGCGACACAGATGTCAACATGCATATTCGGAAGCCGCTCGATCTTGGCCCCCTAATCCGTGCACGCCGCCGCGCACTGGGCTGGTCACAACATCACTTGGCGACGCGGGCCGGGGTAGGACGGCAGTGGGTCGTCGAGCTCGAGCGCGGGAAAAGCAGCGCTCCGATGGATTTGGTGATGAAGACCCTCGATGCGATCGGATATGTGCTGGACGTCTTCGACGATACGCCGGCTCGGCTGCTGGCAAGCTCCGAGGCGGGTATCCGCCCGGCGAATGAACCTTCTCTCCGCCGGGAAGGTGATCGCGGCGGTCAGCTCGGCGAGCCGGAAGCGAAATCACCTTTGAACGCCCCTCCCTCCCAACGTTTCGCCAGCAGGGTGTCAGACACACACGAGAACTCGGGCCATCCGGTTGCCATCACCTATCAGGTCACGGATTTTGAGGCCGCCGGCTTCGCCGCAAACGGTAACCAATTCTATGACCTCGGATATCGTGCCGCGTTGAGGCGCATGGCGACGCATATCGTCGTCACGGAAGCTCCTATCTTCGAAGATTTGTTGGCGCGCAGGCTCGCTCGTGCTCATGGCCTGGCGCGCGCGAGCCGCAAGCTGCTTGAGATCGCCCGGGAGATCACGCAGACATTTGTGCGGACGACAGAAGGCGATCGCGGAATCATCTGGCCGGAAAACGCGGACACCCGGAATTTGGTGCCGTTCCGGAGCGAGTTGCTGAGTGTACGGGACCACGTGGACATCCCGTTGGTAGAACTGGCTTCGCTTGCAGTTCGTTTCTTGGCTGACGGTTCAAAGTTAGAGGAGGCGGCGGTCCTCTTGGGCCGACAATTGGGCCTTGGGCGCATCGTACCCAAGACACGCTTGCGACTCATTGAGGCAGCCGAACGGGCGCAGCGCGAACCGTCCCAACTCTAA
- a CDS encoding glutathione S-transferase (product_source=COG0625; cath_funfam=1.20.1050.10,3.40.30.10; cog=COG0625; pfam=PF00043,PF13417; superfamily=47616,52833) gives MITLYHCARARSFRPLWTLEELGLPYQLKMLPFPPRVLAKDYLALNPLGTIPLMLDGTTRMTESAAIAQYFVTKYGPTPLAVGADEPDYGAFLNWLHFGEATLTFPQTLVLRYSELEPEERRHPQVVADYSKWFLGRLRAIEAVTSTSEFMCGGRFTAADISVGYALLLAERLGLSAQFGPAVAAYWQRLQQRDGYKRAVDAENLASDEQGPARRA, from the coding sequence ATGATCACGCTCTATCATTGCGCCCGCGCGCGCTCGTTCCGGCCGTTGTGGACGCTCGAAGAACTCGGGCTGCCTTATCAGCTGAAAATGCTGCCGTTTCCGCCGCGTGTGCTGGCGAAGGACTATCTTGCCCTCAATCCGCTCGGCACGATTCCATTGATGCTTGACGGCACTACGCGGATGACGGAATCGGCGGCGATCGCGCAATATTTCGTCACCAAATACGGCCCAACACCGCTCGCGGTCGGGGCCGACGAACCGGACTATGGTGCGTTCCTGAACTGGCTGCATTTCGGCGAGGCGACGCTGACCTTCCCGCAGACGCTGGTGTTGCGCTATTCCGAACTGGAGCCGGAAGAGCGCCGCCATCCGCAGGTGGTTGCGGATTATTCGAAATGGTTTCTCGGCCGGCTGCGCGCCATCGAGGCGGTGACCTCAACATCGGAGTTCATGTGTGGCGGCCGCTTCACTGCCGCGGATATTTCGGTAGGTTATGCGCTGCTGCTAGCGGAGCGGCTTGGCCTGTCCGCGCAATTCGGGCCAGCGGTCGCTGCCTATTGGCAACGGCTGCAGCAGCGCGACGGTTACAAGCGTGCGGTGGATGCGGAAAACCTCGCCAGTGACGAGCAGGGGCCGGCACGACGCGCGTGA
- a CDS encoding methylglutaconyl-CoA hydratase (product_source=KO:K13766; cath_funfam=1.10.12.10,3.90.226.10; cog=COG1024; ko=KO:K13766; pfam=PF00378; superfamily=52096), with protein sequence MAMNDSVILEKRGQAFWITISRPEKRNAINGDVVAGIAKGYRAAHDDREVRVIVLTGAGDKAFCAGADLQNTGAAFAMDFSKPNVDFADLLRLSQNATKPAIARVNGVCMAGGMGLLCMTDMAVAAEKVLFGLPEVKVGVFPMQVLSLLQSIAPRRLVNEWCITGEPFDAHAAQAAGLLNYVVPTAELDAKVDWLIGRITDKSPTAIRRGKYALRAIASMSFDESIAYTESQIALLSMTEDAKEGLKAFAEKRKPIWPGK encoded by the coding sequence ATGGCAATGAATGATAGCGTAATTTTGGAAAAGCGCGGGCAGGCGTTCTGGATCACCATCAGCCGGCCGGAGAAACGCAACGCGATCAACGGAGATGTCGTTGCGGGCATCGCAAAGGGCTATCGCGCGGCGCATGACGATCGTGAGGTGCGGGTCATTGTGCTGACGGGCGCCGGCGACAAGGCGTTTTGCGCGGGTGCGGATCTGCAGAACACTGGCGCGGCCTTTGCGATGGATTTTTCAAAGCCCAATGTCGATTTCGCCGATCTGCTGCGGCTGTCGCAAAATGCCACCAAGCCGGCCATCGCCCGTGTCAACGGCGTCTGCATGGCCGGCGGCATGGGGCTACTGTGCATGACCGACATGGCGGTCGCGGCGGAGAAGGTGCTGTTTGGCCTGCCCGAGGTCAAGGTCGGGGTGTTTCCGATGCAGGTACTGAGCCTGCTGCAGTCGATCGCGCCGCGCCGCTTGGTCAACGAATGGTGCATTACTGGCGAGCCGTTCGATGCGCACGCCGCGCAGGCCGCCGGACTACTCAACTACGTGGTGCCCACGGCGGAGCTGGATGCCAAGGTAGACTGGCTGATCGGCCGCATCACGGACAAATCGCCCACCGCGATCCGCCGCGGCAAATACGCCCTGCGCGCGATTGCGTCGATGTCGTTCGACGAGAGCATCGCCTATACCGAAAGTCAGATCGCGCTGCTTTCGATGACCGAGGACGCCAAGGAAGGCCTCAAGGCGTTCGCGGAGAAGCGCAAGCCGATCTGGCCGGGGAAGTAA
- a CDS encoding hypothetical protein (product_source=Hypo-rule applied) encodes MKINDIVNRAKALVSCLPASEASKTTLARYQKRFMAMLNEPGDLDCLRGGDSRDTYQFRRSALHATSRAMLTAMIDAVYAAGDAAVLDASNEHGSFVAVQAAASDLHKLLNRIEPAILLDPPCGRGKSSFTTKESRWGVLNGHIKRARNSKKNQLRYFGKDWQSRLWAAVPENFDYRDVLAVHLLTPARPEELVPGERPNGWAPGVIVELTAKGHLTLSWQPVKTHGGKYGSPNVLIAFDPAIAGDAARYLANKCALNGGRMIICVNSKNAVRKAFGRLGRKVFPRVKQAMTQYLFRHQFIADLKATFGAGDVVAAAAGQCVDDTQAHYGRRESGRKRLGIVRIYSARNPKVGNIARAHKLAVDRRHASKLHAIGREADTAEDTFTAIDCPSDEPILLPAYF; translated from the coding sequence ATGAAGATTAACGACATCGTTAACCGGGCAAAGGCCCTGGTCTCGTGTTTGCCCGCGTCGGAAGCGAGCAAGACAACGCTCGCACGTTATCAGAAGAGATTTATGGCGATGCTGAACGAACCCGGCGACCTCGATTGTCTTCGCGGGGGAGATTCGCGCGACACTTATCAGTTTCGTCGCTCGGCCCTTCACGCCACGAGTCGTGCGATGCTGACGGCCATGATCGACGCAGTCTACGCCGCCGGCGATGCAGCCGTCCTTGACGCATCGAATGAGCATGGCAGCTTCGTGGCTGTGCAGGCAGCGGCGAGCGATCTTCATAAATTGCTCAACCGGATCGAGCCCGCGATTCTGCTCGATCCTCCCTGTGGACGCGGCAAGTCCAGCTTTACTACGAAGGAATCCCGCTGGGGCGTTCTAAATGGCCACATCAAGCGCGCGCGAAACAGTAAAAAGAACCAGCTCCGTTACTTCGGTAAGGATTGGCAATCACGACTCTGGGCTGCAGTGCCGGAAAACTTCGACTATCGAGATGTTCTCGCCGTTCATCTGCTCACGCCTGCGCGTCCCGAAGAATTGGTGCCCGGCGAGCGCCCAAACGGATGGGCGCCCGGAGTGATCGTCGAATTGACCGCAAAGGGCCACCTCACCCTCTCTTGGCAGCCTGTAAAAACGCATGGTGGGAAATATGGCTCGCCGAATGTGTTGATTGCGTTCGATCCGGCGATCGCGGGTGACGCTGCGCGTTACCTGGCCAATAAGTGCGCATTGAACGGGGGGCGCATGATTATTTGCGTGAACTCCAAGAATGCGGTCAGGAAAGCCTTTGGGCGTCTCGGGCGGAAGGTTTTTCCGCGTGTGAAACAGGCAATGACGCAATACCTGTTCCGGCATCAGTTTATTGCTGATCTGAAGGCGACATTCGGTGCGGGCGACGTCGTGGCAGCAGCAGCCGGTCAGTGCGTCGATGATACGCAAGCGCATTACGGCCGACGTGAATCGGGCCGCAAGCGCCTCGGAATCGTTAGAATTTACAGCGCTCGAAATCCGAAAGTCGGTAATATTGCGCGTGCGCATAAGCTCGCCGTCGACAGGCGCCATGCATCGAAACTCCATGCTATTGGGCGTGAAGCCGACACGGCTGAGGACACATTCACGGCCATTGACTGCCCGAGTGACGAGCCCATTTTATTGCCAGCATATTTTTGA
- a CDS encoding hypothetical protein (product_source=Hypo-rule applied; smart=SM00756; transmembrane_helix_parts=Outside_1_9,TMhelix_10_32,Inside_33_42) produces the protein MAILGAAAFGSLAATASYSIAPTMVICAAVGFLTAHRYKTGA, from the coding sequence ATGGCCATCCTCGGCGCCGCGGCGTTCGGCAGCCTGGCGGCGACGGCGAGCTATTCGATCGCGCCGACGATGGTGATCTGTGCTGCCGTCGGTTTTCTTACGGCGCACCGATATAAGACAGGCGCTTGA
- a CDS encoding hypothetical protein (product_source=Hypo-rule applied; cath_funfam=1.10.1780.10; superfamily=56954): MAVREAGNTPFGIAGLRYQPFEIAVGFEGDVGVEAIQPVLLEQMRLPEAAEVVSDAARSLQRDIDQRWLVAMVKQTNPQIGFRYLKAGVLTANADQPAFALRPTASMPASAQISSLSEVSPDMPTAPSRTPEAS, from the coding sequence GTGGCAGTTCGCGAAGCCGGCAACACTCCATTCGGGATTGCCGGCCTCCGTTACCAACCGTTTGAAATAGCCGTCGGTTTCGAGGGCGATGTCGGTGTCGAGGCCATCCAGCCCGTGCTGCTAGAACAGATGCGCCTGCCTGAGGCAGCAGAGGTCGTCAGCGACGCCGCGCGCTCGCTCCAGCGCGACATCGACCAAAGATGGCTCGTGGCAATGGTCAAGCAGACCAATCCGCAGATCGGCTTCAGATATCTGAAAGCCGGTGTCTTAACGGCTAATGCTGATCAGCCCGCATTCGCCTTGAGGCCGACCGCCTCGATGCCGGCGAGCGCGCAGATTTCGTCGTTATCCGAGGTGTCGCCTGATATGCCGACCGCGCCGAGCAGGACGCCGGAGGCGTCGTGA
- a CDS encoding uncharacterized protein GlcG (DUF336 family) (product_source=COG3193; cog=COG3193; pfam=PF03928; superfamily=143744) encodes MADLTLDVARKILDAALAKVVEKKFKPMVITVLDARGCVKATVAQDGTSLLRGEIAHGKAYGALALGMGSRAIFQRAQEQAYFVDAVNTLARGAMIPVPGGVLFHDASGVLLGAVGISGDTSDNDEICALAGIEAVGLKANAG; translated from the coding sequence ATGGCTGACCTGACCCTCGACGTCGCCCGCAAGATCCTCGATGCTGCCCTCGCCAAGGTGGTCGAAAAGAAATTCAAGCCAATGGTCATCACGGTGCTCGACGCCCGCGGCTGCGTGAAGGCAACCGTAGCGCAGGACGGCACCAGCCTGTTGCGCGGCGAGATTGCCCACGGCAAGGCCTATGGCGCCCTGGCGCTGGGCATGGGCTCGCGCGCAATCTTCCAGCGCGCCCAAGAGCAGGCCTATTTCGTCGATGCGGTGAATACACTGGCGCGCGGCGCGATGATCCCGGTGCCCGGCGGCGTGCTGTTTCACGACGCCTCCGGCGTCCTGCTCGGCGCGGTCGGCATATCAGGCGACACCTCGGATAACGACGAAATCTGCGCGCTCGCCGGCATCGAGGCGGTCGGCCTCAAGGCGAATGCGGGCTGA